AACTTGTGACTTCACGGCATCATTGACTTGTGATGGATCGTCATTATATACTTGTAATCGCACAACACCAAAAACTTGCAAAGGCACGGCCATGGCCAAGCCCCATGAAAAACTCGCGGAATCCCTAGCCATCCTCAAAAAGCTGCAGGAAGGCGGGCGGCGCATATTCAAGTCGGACGAACTATCCCGCGTTCACCGAGAGCGCCTGCTGCAGAATGGCTTTCTGCGCGATGTGATCAGAGGCTGGGTCATGTCGACCGGCCCACAGGCGCAGCAACAGGACACCACCCCCTGGTACGCAAGCTTTTGGGAATTCTGTTCTCTGTACTGCAATGAGCGGTTCGGCAAGGACTGGTTCTTGTCACCAGAGCAGTCGCTTTTGCTGCATGCGGAAGCGCCCACCATTCCGCCGCAGGTGGTGGTTAACACACCCAAGGGCAAGAACAACAAAATCGACCTGTTGTTTGGCACTTCCATCTATGACCTCCAGGTCAAGGAAATGCCAGAACAGCTGACGGAAAAGAACAGTCAGCGCGTATTCACCGTTGAGGCCGCGCTTATTCGTGTGCCGGAAGGATTTTTCCAGCGCGCGCCGATCGAGATGCAGGTCGCAATGGCGTCGGTGCGCGACGTCTCGACTGTTCTGGCCTTACTGCTTGATGGCGGCCATTCCGCCGTGGCGGGACGGCTTGCCGGCGCTTTCCGCCGCGTAGGGCGCGACGCCTTCGCGGATGAAATCGTGGCGGCCTTTAAAGCGGCCGGGTATGACGTGCGCGAGTCCGATCCGTTCGCGGGACAAGCTGGTGTGACCGCTATCCCGGCGGGGGTACCGCCGCTGGTCGCCCGCCTGCGCGCGATCTGGGAATCGCAGCGCGAAGCCGTCATTGAAATATTCCCAAAGGCGTCTGGCCTGCCGGCCGACAAGGACGCCTATATGAAGTTCGTCGAGGATATCTACGAGAGCGACGCCTATCATTCGCTGTCGATCGAAGGGTACAGCGTCACACCCGAGCTCATCGACCGTGTGAGAGAAGGAAGCTGGAACCCAGCAATCGATGAAGAGGACCGCAAGAACCGCGATGCGCTTGCCGCGCGCGGTTACTACCTCGCCTTTCAGAAGGTCAAAGAGTCGGTCGCCGCTATCATAAACGGCAAGCCGGCAGGAGCGTTGACGCGGGATACACATCGAGAATGGTACCGGGAACTGTTCGCGCCGTCCGTGACCGCTGGTATACTCAGGGCGAGTGCGCTTGCCGGATATCGCA
This window of the Phyllobacterium zundukense genome carries:
- a CDS encoding Fic family protein — encoded protein: MSTGPQAQQQDTTPWYASFWEFCSLYCNERFGKDWFLSPEQSLLLHAEAPTIPPQVVVNTPKGKNNKIDLLFGTSIYDLQVKEMPEQLTEKNSQRVFTVEAALIRVPEGFFQRAPIEMQVAMASVRDVSTVLALLLDGGHSAVAGRLAGAFRRVGRDAFADEIVAAFKAAGYDVRESDPFAGQAGVTAIPAGVPPLVARLRAIWESQREAVIEIFPKASGLPADKDAYMKFVEDIYESDAYHSLSIEGYSVTPELIDRVREGSWNPAIDEEDRKNRDALAARGYYLAFQKVKESVAAIINGKPAGALTRDTHREWYRELFAPSVTAGILRASALAGYRNQPVYLRGSQYVPPRTEAVADGMNELFDLLEAEKEASVRAVLGHWLVGYVHPYPDGNGRMARFLMNAMLASGGYPWTVVRVEDRRAYLAGLEEASGNMNVKPFAAFLAEQVKWSFEQASSGVR